One stretch of Pseudomonas fragi DNA includes these proteins:
- a CDS encoding LuxR C-terminal-related transcriptional regulator: MKLTHREKEVLDLLLQGGTNKKIAQQLRISGFTVRDHVSSLLRKYCVRSRMELVVEIGRMGEGSYGLSGPLHR; this comes from the coding sequence TTGAAGCTTACGCACAGGGAGAAAGAGGTGCTTGATTTGCTTTTGCAAGGGGGCACGAACAAGAAAATAGCGCAACAGTTGCGTATTAGTGGTTTTACGGTGCGGGACCATGTGTCTTCGTTGTTGCGCAAGTACTGTGTCAGAAGTCGTATGGAATTAGTAGTAGAGATTGGCCGTATGGGTGAAGGTTCATATGGGCTTTCGGGACCCCTACATCGGTAG
- a CDS encoding TPM domain-containing protein: MALLTPEQQRQVEDAVTRAEQHTDAEIVTVLAPRADDYSYIPLLWASLIALVVPAVVHFLNSGLATYTLLMLQWASFVFLSLIFRIPAITTRLIPPRVRHWRASNLARRQFLEQKLHHTAGRTGVLIFVSEAERYVEILVDEGISRHLDDSDWGNIVSDFVRRVALGHTAEGFITCIDACAEVLAQHIPKTQTRNQLPNRLVML, from the coding sequence ATGGCTTTATTAACCCCCGAGCAACAACGGCAGGTCGAAGACGCGGTCACCCGTGCCGAACAGCACACCGATGCCGAAATCGTCACCGTGCTCGCTCCCCGTGCCGATGACTACAGCTACATCCCCTTGCTGTGGGCCAGCCTGATCGCCCTGGTGGTGCCTGCCGTGGTGCACTTTTTAAATAGTGGCCTGGCGACTTACACCCTGCTGATGCTGCAATGGGCCAGCTTTGTCTTCCTCAGCCTGATCTTTCGCATACCGGCCATCACCACGCGTCTGATCCCGCCCCGTGTGCGGCATTGGCGTGCCAGCAACCTGGCCCGACGCCAGTTTTTGGAGCAAAAGCTGCACCACACTGCAGGGCGCACCGGCGTGCTGATCTTTGTCAGCGAAGCCGAGCGTTATGTCGAAATCCTGGTGGATGAAGGGATATCCCGCCATCTGGACGACAGCGACTGGGGCAATATCGTCAGCGATTTCGTGCGGCGCGTGGCGCTGGGGCATACGGCCGAAGGTTTTATCACTTGCATCGATGCCTGCGCTGAAGTGCTCGCACAGCACATACCAAAAACCCAAACGCGCAACCAACTGCCGAATCGGTTGGTGATGTTGTAA
- a CDS encoding TPM domain-containing protein produces the protein MRLSRLGLGLLLWLFIATAQALTFPALSGRVVDEGQMLDPATREQLTQTLQAHEKTTGEQVVVVTVPDLQGTPIEDFGYQLGRAWGIGQKDKNNGALLIVARDDRKLRIEVGYGLEDRLTDAQASVIINQVITPAFKAGNYNHGISDGVGAILQVLGGAPLAEPAYASGQGSDDDFMAEHPGVVVLLFILFVLVVAACQFYGICNSGGVGGSRSGGFGGGGFGGGGGGGFRGGGGSFGGGGASGGW, from the coding sequence ATGCGCCTATCAAGACTGGGGCTGGGCCTGTTGCTCTGGCTATTTATAGCCACGGCCCAGGCGCTGACCTTTCCCGCGCTCAGCGGGCGGGTGGTGGACGAAGGGCAAATGCTCGACCCCGCCACCCGTGAACAACTGACCCAAACCCTGCAAGCCCACGAAAAAACCACCGGCGAGCAAGTGGTGGTGGTCACCGTGCCCGACCTGCAAGGTACGCCCATCGAAGATTTCGGCTACCAGCTGGGTCGCGCCTGGGGCATCGGGCAAAAGGACAAGAACAACGGCGCCTTGCTGATCGTGGCCCGCGACGACCGCAAGTTGCGCATCGAGGTCGGCTATGGCCTGGAGGATCGCCTGACGGATGCCCAGGCCTCGGTCATCATCAACCAGGTCATTACCCCGGCGTTCAAGGCTGGCAACTACAACCATGGTATCAGCGACGGGGTTGGCGCCATCCTGCAAGTATTGGGCGGTGCTCCCCTGGCCGAGCCGGCCTACGCCAGCGGCCAGGGGAGTGACGATGACTTCATGGCCGAACACCCGGGCGTGGTGGTGCTGCTATTCATACTGTTTGTACTGGTGGTTGCCGCCTGTCAGTTCTATGGCATCTGCAATTCGGGTGGCGTTGGCGGTTCGCGCTCCGGTGGTTTTGGCGGTGGCGGGTTCGGCGGAGGCGGTGGTGGCGGTTTTCGCGGCGGTGGTGGCAGCTTCGGCGGCGGCGGAGCCTCTGGTGGCTGGTAA
- a CDS encoding LemA family protein — MGIQHISAPGWKVIALLALSSVLAGCGINTIPTLDEQVKAAWSQVQNQYQRRSDLIPNLVETVKGAAKQEQATLTAVIEARAKATSIQVDASTLNNPEKLKQFQEAQNQLTGALSRLMVVSERYPDLKSNQNFLSLQSQLEGTENRISVARRDFILAVERYNTEIRTFPGRLWHAVMYSDLPVRSTFEATTPDADKAPEVKF; from the coding sequence ATGGGTATACAACATATAAGCGCCCCGGGCTGGAAAGTTATCGCGTTGCTGGCCTTGAGCAGTGTGCTGGCCGGGTGCGGGATCAACACCATTCCCACCCTCGATGAGCAAGTCAAGGCGGCATGGTCGCAGGTGCAGAACCAGTATCAGCGCCGCTCCGACCTGATCCCCAATCTGGTCGAGACGGTCAAGGGGGCGGCCAAACAGGAACAGGCCACCCTCACAGCGGTAATTGAGGCGCGGGCCAAGGCCACTTCGATCCAGGTCGATGCGAGCACGCTGAACAACCCGGAAAAACTCAAACAGTTCCAGGAAGCGCAGAACCAGCTGACTGGCGCCTTGAGCCGGTTGATGGTGGTGTCCGAACGTTACCCGGACCTCAAATCCAACCAGAACTTCCTGTCGTTGCAATCGCAGCTTGAAGGCACGGAAAACCGTATCAGCGTGGCGCGGCGCGACTTTATCCTCGCCGTTGAGCGCTACAACACCGAGATTCGCACCTTCCCGGGTCGTTTGTGGCATGCCGTGATGTACAGCGACTTGCCAGTGCGCTCCACATTCGAAGCCACCACCCCGGACGCCGACAAAGCGCCGGAAGTGAAGTTTTAA
- the bglX gene encoding beta-glucosidase BglX, translating into MRKMCLLGIVISLASHTAWAQAPAAPLPPKDVFVAELLKKMSVDEKIGQLRLISIGPEMPREMIRKEIAAGRIGGTFNSISRDENRPMQDAAMRSRLQIPMFFAYDVIHGHRTIFPISLALASSWDMDAIGLSGRIAAKEASADSIDLTFAPMVDIARDPRWGRTSEGFGEDTYLVSRIARVMVQAYQGASPALPGNIMASVKHFALYGAVEGGRDYNTVDMSPTRMFQDYLPPYHAAIEAGAGSVMVALNSINGVPATSNMWLMQDLLRKEWGFKGVAVSDHGAINELIKHGVAKDSREAAKLAIKAGIDMSMNDKAYGEELPGLLKSGEVPQSDLDNAVREVLGAKYDMGLFADPYLRIGKAEDDPADVKADSRLHRAEAREVARKSLVLLKNQNETLPLKKQARIALVGPLAKAPIDIMGSWAAAGQPAQSVTVFDGMRNAIGQQDNLIYARGANITDDQKIVDYLNFLNFDAPEVVNDPRPAQVMIDEAVKAAQQADVVVAVVGESRGMSHESSSRTNLDIPASQRALITALKATGKPLVLVLMNGRPLSIDVQQQQADAVLETWFSGTEGGNAIADVLFGDYNPSGKLPITFPRSVGQIPTYYSHLSIGRPFTPGKPGNYTSQYFDEGNSPLYPFGYGLSYTDFSLSDVSLSAKTLKPGATLTASVTVKNTGKRAGETVVQLYVQDVTATMSRAVKELKNFEKVMLKPGEQKVVQFTLGENDLKFYNAQLQHVAEPGEFNVQIGLDSQNVQQNSFQLQ; encoded by the coding sequence ATGAGAAAAATGTGTTTGCTGGGCATCGTCATCAGCCTGGCCAGTCACACCGCGTGGGCTCAGGCCCCGGCGGCCCCGCTCCCTCCCAAAGACGTGTTCGTCGCCGAGCTGCTGAAAAAAATGAGCGTCGACGAAAAGATCGGCCAACTGCGCCTGATCAGCATCGGCCCGGAAATGCCCCGCGAGATGATCCGCAAGGAAATCGCTGCGGGCCGTATCGGTGGTACGTTTAACTCCATCAGCCGCGACGAAAACCGCCCGATGCAAGACGCTGCCATGCGCAGCCGCCTGCAGATCCCGATGTTTTTCGCGTACGACGTTATCCACGGCCATCGCACCATTTTCCCGATCAGCCTGGCCCTGGCTTCCAGCTGGGACATGGATGCCATTGGTCTGAGCGGCCGCATCGCCGCCAAAGAGGCCAGCGCCGACAGTATCGACCTGACTTTCGCGCCGATGGTCGACATCGCCCGTGACCCGCGCTGGGGCCGTACCTCCGAAGGGTTTGGCGAAGACACCTACCTGGTCTCGCGCATCGCCAGGGTGATGGTGCAGGCCTATCAGGGCGCATCCCCGGCCCTGCCTGGCAATATCATGGCCAGCGTCAAGCACTTCGCCTTGTATGGTGCCGTTGAGGGTGGGCGGGACTACAACACCGTCGATATGAGCCCTACACGCATGTTCCAGGACTATCTGCCGCCCTACCACGCGGCGATTGAAGCGGGTGCGGGCAGCGTGATGGTGGCCCTGAACTCGATCAATGGCGTGCCTGCCACCTCCAACATGTGGCTGATGCAGGATTTGCTGCGCAAGGAGTGGGGCTTCAAAGGTGTGGCGGTCAGCGACCACGGCGCGATCAACGAGTTGATCAAGCACGGCGTGGCCAAGGACAGCCGCGAAGCCGCCAAGCTGGCGATCAAGGCCGGTATCGACATGAGCATGAATGACAAGGCCTACGGTGAAGAACTGCCAGGACTGCTCAAGTCCGGCGAAGTACCGCAGAGCGATCTGGACAATGCCGTACGCGAAGTGCTCGGCGCCAAGTACGACATGGGCCTGTTCGCCGACCCCTACCTGCGTATCGGCAAGGCTGAAGATGACCCGGCGGACGTCAAGGCCGACAGCCGCCTGCATCGCGCCGAAGCGCGTGAAGTGGCGCGCAAGAGCCTGGTCCTGCTGAAAAACCAGAACGAAACCCTGCCCCTGAAAAAGCAGGCGCGTATTGCTCTGGTCGGCCCGCTGGCCAAAGCCCCGATCGATATCATGGGCAGCTGGGCCGCAGCCGGTCAGCCGGCTCAATCGGTAACCGTGTTTGACGGCATGCGCAATGCCATCGGCCAGCAGGACAACCTGATCTATGCCCGCGGTGCCAATATCACTGACGACCAGAAAATCGTCGACTACCTCAACTTCCTCAACTTCGATGCCCCCGAAGTGGTCAATGACCCGCGCCCGGCGCAGGTGATGATCGACGAAGCGGTCAAGGCTGCGCAGCAGGCCGATGTGGTGGTTGCGGTGGTGGGTGAATCGCGGGGCATGTCCCACGAATCGTCGAGCCGCACCAATCTGGACATTCCTGCCAGCCAGCGGGCCCTGATCACGGCGCTCAAGGCCACCGGCAAGCCGTTGGTGCTGGTATTGATGAACGGCCGACCGCTGTCGATCGATGTGCAACAGCAGCAGGCCGATGCCGTGCTGGAAACCTGGTTCAGCGGCACCGAAGGCGGCAACGCCATTGCTGACGTGCTGTTTGGCGACTACAACCCGTCCGGCAAGTTGCCGATCACCTTCCCGCGCTCCGTAGGCCAGATTCCGACCTACTACAGCCATCTGAGCATTGGTCGCCCGTTCACGCCGGGCAAACCGGGTAACTACACCTCGCAGTACTTCGATGAGGGCAACAGCCCGCTGTATCCATTTGGCTATGGCTTGAGCTACACCGACTTCAGCCTGTCCGATGTCAGCCTGTCGGCCAAAACCCTGAAGCCGGGCGCGACCCTGACGGCCAGCGTCACGGTGAAAAACACTGGCAAGCGTGCCGGTGAAACAGTGGTTCAGCTGTATGTCCAGGACGTTACCGCGACCATGAGCCGCGCGGTCAAGGAGCTGAAGAACTTCGAGAAGGTCATGCTCAAACCCGGCGAGCAGAAAGTCGTGCAATTCACCCTCGGCGAGAACGACCTGAAGTTCTACAACGCGCAATTGCAGCATGTCGCCGAACCTGGCGAGTTCAATGTACAAATCGGCCTGGATTCGCAAAACGTCCAGCAAAACAGCTTCCAGTTGCAGTAA
- a CDS encoding ribonucleoside-diphosphate reductase subunit alpha, with amino-acid sequence MQTDTTRENSQGTDSNLDLSATAPGQLRVIKRNGAVVPYTDDKITVAITKAFLAVEGGNAAASSRIHDTVARLTEQVTATFKRRMPSGGTIHIEEIQDQVELALMRAGEQKVARDYVIYRDARSKERANRAPAEDAVQAHPSIRITRADGTFAPLDMGRLNTIVSEACEGLEEVDGELIQRETLKNLYDGVALNDVNTALVMTARTLVEREPNYSFVTARLLMDTLRAEGLSFLEVAESATHHEMADLYAKALPAYIAKGIEFDLLNPVLATFDLEKLGKAINHERDQQFTYLGLQTLYDRYFIHKDGVRFELPQIFFMRVAMGLAIEEKQKEDRAIEFYNLLSSFDYMASTPTLFNAGTQRPQLSSCYLTTVPDDLSGIYHAIHDNAMLSKFAGGLGNDWTPVRALGSWIKGTNGKSQGVVPFLKVVNDTAVAVNQGGKRKGAVCAYLETWHMDIEEFIELRKNTGDDRRRTHDMNTANWIPDLFMKRVFDDGPWTLFSPSEVPDLHDLTGKAFEERYEYYEALSQYPGKIKLFKTIQAKDLWRKMLSMLFETGHPWLTFKDPCNLRSPQQHVGVVHSSNLCTEITLNTNKDEIAVCNLGSINLPNHIVNGKLDTDKLKRTIDVAVRMLDNVIDINYYSVPQARNSNFKHRPVGLGIMGFQDALYLQHIPYASQAAVEFADKSMEAVSYYAIQASCDLADERGAYETFQGSLWSKGILPLDSQQILIEQRGQKYIDVDLNESLDWAPVRARVQKGIRNSNIMAIAPTATIANITGVSQSIEPTYQNLYVKSNLSGEFTVINPYLVRDLKARDLWDSVMINDLKYYDGSVQQIERIPQELKELYATAFEVDTKWIVDAASRRQKWIDQAQSLNLYIAGASGKKLDVTYRMAWYRGLKTTYYLRALAATSTEKSTVNTGKLNAVSSGKNSEDVAAAPAGPAPVPKACAIDEPDCEACQ; translated from the coding sequence ATGCAAACCGATACAACTCGCGAGAACTCGCAGGGTACCGATTCAAATCTGGATCTGTCTGCGACCGCGCCAGGCCAGCTGCGCGTGATCAAACGTAACGGGGCTGTGGTTCCTTACACCGATGACAAGATCACCGTTGCCATCACCAAGGCGTTTCTCGCAGTTGAAGGCGGCAATGCTGCCGCTTCGTCGCGCATTCACGACACCGTTGCACGCCTGACCGAACAGGTCACTGCAACCTTCAAGCGTCGCATGCCATCGGGTGGCACCATCCACATCGAAGAAATCCAGGACCAGGTTGAACTGGCCCTGATGCGCGCCGGCGAGCAAAAAGTGGCCCGCGACTATGTGATCTACCGTGACGCACGTTCCAAGGAACGCGCCAACCGCGCGCCGGCCGAAGACGCCGTGCAGGCGCACCCGTCGATCCGCATCACCCGTGCCGACGGCACCTTCGCCCCTCTGGACATGGGCCGCCTGAACACCATCGTTTCCGAGGCCTGCGAAGGTCTGGAAGAAGTGGACGGCGAGCTGATCCAGCGCGAAACCCTGAAAAACCTCTACGACGGCGTAGCGCTGAACGACGTCAACACCGCTCTGGTGATGACTGCGCGCACCCTGGTAGAGCGCGAGCCGAACTACTCGTTCGTGACCGCCCGCCTGCTGATGGACACCCTGCGTGCCGAAGGCCTGAGCTTCCTGGAAGTGGCAGAAAGCGCCACGCACCACGAAATGGCCGACCTGTACGCCAAGGCCCTGCCTGCGTACATCGCCAAGGGTATCGAGTTCGACCTGCTGAACCCCGTGCTGGCCACCTTCGACCTGGAAAAACTGGGCAAGGCGATCAACCACGAGCGCGACCAGCAGTTCACCTACCTGGGCCTGCAGACCCTGTACGACCGTTACTTCATCCACAAGGATGGCGTGCGTTTCGAACTGCCGCAGATCTTCTTCATGCGCGTGGCCATGGGCCTGGCGATTGAAGAGAAGCAAAAAGAAGACCGTGCCATCGAGTTCTACAACCTGTTGTCGTCCTTCGACTACATGGCCTCGACGCCGACCCTGTTCAACGCCGGTACCCAGCGTCCGCAGCTGTCCAGCTGCTACCTGACCACCGTGCCGGACGACCTGTCGGGCATCTACCACGCGATCCACGACAACGCCATGTTGTCCAAATTCGCTGGCGGCCTGGGCAACGACTGGACTCCGGTGCGTGCACTGGGTTCGTGGATCAAGGGCACCAACGGCAAGTCGCAAGGCGTGGTTCCGTTCCTCAAGGTTGTGAACGACACCGCCGTCGCCGTTAACCAGGGTGGCAAGCGCAAAGGCGCTGTATGTGCTTACCTGGAAACCTGGCACATGGACATCGAAGAGTTCATCGAGCTGCGCAAGAACACCGGTGATGACCGTCGTCGTACCCACGACATGAACACCGCCAACTGGATCCCTGACCTGTTCATGAAGCGCGTCTTCGATGACGGCCCGTGGACCCTGTTCTCGCCGTCCGAAGTACCGGACCTGCATGACCTGACCGGCAAGGCCTTCGAAGAGCGCTACGAGTACTACGAAGCACTGTCCCAGTACCCGGGCAAGATCAAGCTGTTCAAGACCATCCAGGCCAAAGACCTGTGGCGCAAAATGCTGTCCATGCTGTTTGAAACCGGCCACCCTTGGCTGACTTTCAAAGACCCGTGCAACCTGCGCAGCCCGCAGCAGCACGTTGGCGTGGTTCACAGCTCGAACCTGTGCACCGAAATCACCTTGAACACCAACAAGGACGAAATCGCCGTTTGCAACCTGGGCTCGATCAACCTGCCGAACCACATCGTCAACGGCAAGCTGGACACCGACAAGCTCAAACGCACCATCGACGTCGCCGTTCGCATGCTCGATAACGTTATCGACATCAACTACTACTCGGTACCGCAAGCGCGCAACTCGAACTTCAAGCACCGTCCGGTTGGCCTAGGGATCATGGGCTTCCAGGACGCCCTGTACCTGCAGCACATTCCTTACGCTTCGCAAGCAGCCGTGGAATTTGCCGACAAGTCGATGGAAGCGGTCAGCTACTACGCCATCCAGGCGTCCTGCGACCTGGCTGACGAGCGTGGCGCCTACGAGACGTTCCAGGGCTCGCTGTGGTCCAAAGGCATCCTGCCACTGGATTCGCAACAGATCCTGATCGAACAGCGTGGCCAGAAGTACATCGACGTTGACCTGAACGAATCCCTGGACTGGGCACCGGTTCGCGCCCGTGTACAAAAAGGCATTCGCAACTCCAACATCATGGCCATCGCACCGACCGCGACCATCGCCAACATCACTGGCGTATCGCAGTCGATCGAACCGACTTACCAGAACCTGTATGTGAAATCGAACCTGTCGGGCGAATTCACCGTGATCAACCCGTACCTGGTTCGCGACCTCAAGGCCCGCGATCTGTGGGACTCGGTCATGATCAACGACCTGAAGTACTACGACGGTTCCGTGCAGCAGATCGAACGCATCCCGCAAGAGCTCAAAGAGCTGTATGCCACCGCGTTCGAAGTGGACACCAAGTGGATCGTTGACGCCGCCAGCCGTCGTCAGAAGTGGATCGACCAGGCGCAGTCGCTGAACCTGTACATTGCCGGTGCATCGGGCAAGAAACTGGACGTGACCTACCGCATGGCCTGGTACCGTGGTCTGAAAACCACTTACTACCTCCGTGCCCTGGCTGCGACCAGCACCGAGAAGTCCACCGTCAACACTGGCAAGCTCAACGCAGTATCGAGCGGCAAAAACAGTGAAGACGTGGCCGCGGCCCCAGCCGGCCCGGCGCCGGTGCCAAAGGCTTGCGCCATTGACGAGCCGGATTGCGAAGCTTGCCAATAA
- a CDS encoding polyphenol oxidase family protein, which yields MFYFTDGLGALPGVMHAFGDVSNSGKPTNLFYCAQKHGAQVVEVGDKEAPGIIAADAVFTRTTRPIGVVTADCLPILIGSEKDQFVAAIHGGWQGLAAGVIENSLLAFHRAGVRLDHLRVAIGPSIQPCCYEVGKPLVDEIERTHGHLWRGRQAPWSTLRRPSERDVGFSRAPASHNQAWVDLALYCHYLLEAAGVNREQIQAAEICTYCAGHHWGSYRRRTHRVEEKTFQYSWIYLQEF from the coding sequence ATGTTCTACTTTACCGACGGTTTAGGAGCTCTGCCGGGGGTGATGCATGCATTCGGCGATGTCAGTAACAGCGGCAAGCCAACGAATCTTTTTTATTGTGCCCAGAAACATGGTGCTCAAGTCGTTGAGGTTGGTGATAAAGAGGCGCCTGGCATCATCGCTGCGGATGCAGTATTTACACGTACCACACGTCCAATAGGGGTCGTGACAGCCGACTGTTTGCCAATTTTGATCGGGTCTGAAAAGGATCAGTTCGTTGCAGCCATTCATGGTGGCTGGCAAGGATTGGCGGCTGGTGTCATCGAGAATTCGTTGCTTGCCTTCCATCGTGCAGGTGTTCGTTTAGATCATTTACGGGTGGCAATTGGCCCGTCCATACAGCCATGTTGCTATGAAGTTGGAAAGCCGCTCGTTGATGAAATAGAGCGTACGCATGGGCATCTTTGGCGTGGGCGTCAGGCACCTTGGTCAACCCTTCGCAGACCATCGGAGCGCGATGTGGGCTTTTCTCGGGCGCCAGCAAGCCATAACCAGGCGTGGGTTGATCTGGCTCTTTATTGTCATTATTTGCTGGAGGCGGCGGGAGTGAATCGTGAGCAAATACAGGCCGCAGAAATCTGCACTTATTGTGCGGGTCATCACTGGGGTAGCTACAGGAGAAGAACACATCGGGTTGAGGAGAAAACTTTTCAGTATTCGTGGATCTATCTGCAAGAGTTTTGA